A stretch of Dietzia lutea DNA encodes these proteins:
- a CDS encoding serine/threonine-protein kinase, whose translation MKLEKVAAEVAPAATSCTHLGTGGFASTFRIQTVDGDDYALKIVDAAQAGAERTDRELSALERVAHPNVVGYQGTGTQVFEGVTYRWLKMDFVAGDTLGNVIKGGQKFNLIEAVDLVRQAVEGAAALWHAQTSHRDLTPNNLMITPAGDLVIVDLGMARALDDKTITTLPTPGTPGWMSPEQVGANQTHGDWRSDQFVLGLNAYWLLTGSLPFTYRTPYEAWMAPDRQTPRNPRDLNPAIPTALADLVMKMLAKAPHRRFLKAAKLIDDIERIAAALSIPEHAPQTTPQFLLAIGDKKSFASAPGFLKSLRPDGIVIEPRSKDRVSEFMALTDAGATERIIDPCTYLSRSPINHRPAYIQRQDYGKGPNLTGFASPIDREAYCALALDMQLEAAPSIVLAPYFFAANGESSWITESLLCASTTVDLLERRAPDREGVLERVWTTVAVAQAWLTQDDARDQLLTMLTSQPIDTLHLLVRTNQPPFAPLGDSGVLNGLTDVLSVMREFEVPVVLGRRASEGLLGLALGATGWTTGVSGVQMNMSSHPESPQRGGPPQDRIYVPQLLTYVTTSTYVQFVSAEPDLVDLDTAAARTLLSATPTLDSLSTEQRVLLLQHNITAMRNQVSELAGQDTAGRISHMRDLVLTAQSTFGSLPAPAGPGESAAYLSAWSTALG comes from the coding sequence GTGAAACTTGAGAAAGTTGCCGCCGAGGTCGCCCCTGCCGCGACGAGTTGTACCCACCTTGGCACCGGTGGGTTCGCCAGTACGTTCCGAATTCAAACCGTCGACGGAGACGACTACGCACTCAAGATCGTGGACGCCGCCCAGGCTGGTGCGGAACGTACCGACCGTGAGTTAAGCGCTCTAGAACGCGTCGCCCACCCCAACGTCGTGGGCTACCAAGGAACGGGCACACAGGTCTTCGAGGGGGTGACCTACCGATGGCTCAAGATGGACTTTGTAGCCGGAGACACGCTGGGCAACGTCATCAAAGGCGGACAAAAGTTCAACCTGATCGAGGCAGTTGATCTTGTGCGGCAGGCGGTTGAGGGCGCAGCTGCCTTGTGGCACGCACAGACTTCTCACCGCGACCTCACCCCCAACAACTTAATGATCACTCCTGCCGGTGACCTCGTCATTGTCGACCTAGGGATGGCGCGCGCTCTTGACGACAAAACCATCACGACGTTGCCCACGCCGGGCACGCCCGGATGGATGTCGCCGGAGCAAGTGGGGGCCAACCAGACACACGGGGACTGGCGCTCCGATCAATTCGTTCTGGGGCTTAACGCTTACTGGCTACTCACTGGCTCTCTACCGTTCACATATCGCACCCCGTATGAAGCATGGATGGCTCCGGACCGCCAGACTCCGCGCAATCCCCGCGACCTCAATCCCGCGATCCCAACAGCCTTGGCCGACCTGGTCATGAAGATGCTTGCCAAGGCTCCGCACCGCCGGTTTCTCAAGGCCGCCAAGCTCATCGACGACATCGAGCGCATCGCAGCAGCACTATCGATCCCCGAGCATGCCCCACAGACCACTCCCCAGTTCTTACTGGCCATTGGGGATAAGAAGAGCTTCGCCTCTGCGCCGGGGTTTTTGAAGTCCCTCCGTCCCGACGGCATCGTCATCGAACCGCGTAGCAAAGACCGCGTTTCAGAATTTATGGCTTTAACCGACGCTGGCGCTACCGAGCGGATTATCGATCCGTGCACGTACTTGTCGCGCTCACCCATCAATCACAGGCCTGCCTACATCCAAAGGCAGGACTACGGCAAGGGTCCGAATCTGACCGGATTCGCCTCCCCCATCGACCGCGAAGCCTACTGCGCATTGGCACTCGACATGCAGCTCGAGGCAGCACCATCAATTGTGCTGGCACCCTACTTTTTTGCGGCCAATGGTGAAAGTTCTTGGATCACCGAAAGTCTGCTGTGCGCTTCTACGACGGTGGACCTGCTAGAGCGGCGCGCTCCCGATCGCGAAGGCGTGTTAGAACGCGTGTGGACCACAGTCGCGGTGGCACAGGCCTGGCTGACTCAAGACGACGCCCGTGACCAGCTACTGACGATGTTGACCTCCCAGCCCATCGACACCCTCCATCTGCTCGTGCGCACGAACCAGCCACCTTTCGCCCCGTTGGGCGATAGCGGCGTTCTCAACGGGCTGACTGACGTGCTGAGTGTGATGCGGGAGTTCGAAGTGCCTGTGGTTCTGGGGCGGCGGGCCTCCGAGGGCTTGCTTGGTCTCGCGCTAGGCGCAACCGGCTGGACGACGGGCGTCTCGGGGGTCCAGATGAACATGAGCTCTCACCCGGAATCCCCTCAGAGAGGAGGACCCCCTCAAGATCGCATCTATGTACCTCAACTTCTGACGTATGTCACCACATCCACCTACGTACAGTTCGTTTCTGCCGAACCTGATCTCGTCGATCTGGACACTGCTGCGGCCCGCACCTTACTTTCCGCCACCCCGACTCTAGACTCACTGAGCACCGAGCAACGGGTGCTGCTCCTGCAGCACAACATCACCGCCATGCGTAATCAGGTTAGTGAACTAGCGGGACAGGATACTGCCGGGAGGATTAGTCACATGAGGGATCTGGTCCTAACGGCGCAGAGCACATTCGGTAGCCTTCCGGCGCCAGCGGGGCCAGGAGAGTCCGCCGCGTATCTCTCCGCCTGGTCTACGGCGCTCGGCTGA
- a CDS encoding transposase, which yields MGAPRKYPDELRERATRMALEALADPDRAHGAIVRVAEQLGVHREALRTWVRKSQAEGQDALSVSADRDARLAQLEKENRKLRRANTILKQASASFAAELDRPRR from the coding sequence ATGGGCGCACCTCGCAAGTATCCGGATGAGCTTCGCGAACGAGCCACGCGGATGGCGCTGGAAGCCTTGGCCGACCCCGACCGCGCGCATGGTGCGATCGTGCGGGTCGCTGAGCAGCTCGGCGTGCACCGCGAAGCACTTCGCACCTGGGTGCGCAAATCCCAGGCTGAGGGCCAGGACGCTTTGTCGGTGTCGGCCGATCGCGACGCGCGCCTGGCGCAGTTGGAGAAGGAGAACCGCAAGCTGCGGCGGGCGAACACGATCTTGAAGCAGGCGTCGGCTTCCTTCGCAGCGGAGCTGGACCGTCCACGGCGATGA
- a CDS encoding IS3 family transposase, with protein sequence MKVDFIDRHKDEHGVQLICDALAETSAAIAPSSYYAAESRPPSARSLRDAELMAAITTMCKESYHVYGARKMWKEIGRAGHQVARCTVERLMRAEGLKGSNGPSRR encoded by the coding sequence ATGAAGGTCGATTTCATCGACCGGCACAAGGACGAGCACGGTGTCCAGCTGATCTGCGACGCCCTGGCCGAGACCAGCGCCGCGATCGCGCCTTCGTCCTACTACGCCGCCGAGTCCCGTCCACCGTCGGCGCGGTCGCTTCGCGATGCCGAGCTCATGGCGGCGATCACCACGATGTGCAAGGAGAGCTACCACGTGTACGGCGCTCGGAAGATGTGGAAGGAGATTGGACGCGCAGGCCACCAGGTCGCCCGCTGCACCGTCGAACGCCTGATGCGCGCTGAAGGTCTCAAGGGGTCTAACGGGCCAAGTCGCCGCTGA
- a CDS encoding IS3 family transposase, with protein MERKFVAERPNQLWVADITYVRTYAGWVYAAFTIDVYSWMVVDWQLSKNLYTDLALDALNMAIWQRTHAGDDLSGLIHHSDRGVQYRALRYTERLDEQDLVASVGSRGDSYDNALAEAFNSLFKAELTRNRHKGPWRDIDDLEIAVAEYIDWFNHRRIHGEIGYLPPAEHEAQLAAAEPSPETVDDLVDA; from the coding sequence GTGGAACGCAAGTTCGTCGCCGAGCGTCCGAACCAACTGTGGGTCGCCGACATCACCTACGTCCGCACCTACGCCGGGTGGGTGTACGCGGCGTTCACCATCGACGTCTACTCGTGGATGGTCGTCGACTGGCAACTGTCCAAAAACTTGTACACAGACCTGGCCCTGGATGCGCTGAACATGGCGATCTGGCAGCGCACCCACGCCGGCGACGACCTGAGCGGGCTGATCCACCACAGCGACCGCGGCGTGCAGTACCGGGCGCTGCGCTACACCGAACGCCTCGACGAACAGGACCTGGTCGCCTCGGTGGGTTCCCGCGGCGACTCCTACGACAACGCCCTCGCGGAGGCGTTCAACTCTCTGTTCAAAGCCGAGCTGACCCGCAACCGCCACAAGGGACCATGGCGGGACATCGACGACCTCGAAATTGCCGTTGCCGAGTACATCGACTGGTTCAACCACCGCCGCATCCACGGCGAGATCGGCTACCTCCCACCCGCCGAACACGAAGCACAACTCGCCGCGGCCGAACCGTCACCCGAGACCGTCGACGACCTCGTCGACGCCTGA
- a CDS encoding nucleotide pyrophosphohydrolase, producing MDLPRQHVRDELRRFVEERDWAQFHSPANLAKSISIEAAELLECFQWSDDYDATDVRLELADVLTYAYLLADRLGESPDQLILEKLAITRRKYPSATFRGRSDKHDQL from the coding sequence ATGGATTTACCTCGACAGCACGTGCGAGACGAACTACGTCGGTTCGTGGAGGAACGAGACTGGGCGCAGTTTCATTCTCCTGCAAACCTCGCGAAGTCGATATCGATCGAGGCGGCCGAGCTTTTAGAGTGTTTTCAGTGGTCCGACGACTATGATGCAACGGACGTGCGTCTCGAACTCGCAGACGTTCTCACATACGCCTATCTACTCGCAGACCGTCTCGGCGAATCTCCTGACCAGTTGATTCTTGAAAAACTTGCCATCACCCGTCGAAAGTACCCGTCGGCGACATTCCGAGGACGTAGCGACAAGCATGACCAGCTTTAG
- a CDS encoding DUF2075 domain-containing protein has product MTSFRIDKLAFDADAVSVWADTDPRHKNWPVVYTLDGQSEIYIGESINGSGRLRQHIDSGKKQQLSHARVIIDDTFNKSACLDLESYLIRLAAGDGKYTILNRNDGITNADYYGRAEYQEKFELIFEALLSEGVFTRTVPEIENTDLFKLSPFKALNQEQAITVEDILSGLFHDLANGQSSRILIHGEPGTGKTVVAIYLMKLLADIQGTDETEPPEGDSLLSEFFAPGFPELLENFTIGLVIPQQSLRKSIQGVFKKTPGLSPLDVLTPFQVGQNETKYDLLIVDETHRLSQRANMPSAMKNIEYRKINEKLFGEDDPKYTQLDWINSQSNHQIYLLDSAQSVRTMDVSKASLDDLVKSIDVETRSYRLSSQMRVKSDQDYVGYVRRVLSNKQPAVERFDGYDVRLFENFGDLVAAIRTREEEVGLARLLAGYAWKWKSKNDKSAYDIEIGGLKFQWNQSDVDWVNSPNSINEVGSIHTIQGYDLNYAGVIIGPDLTYSPNSGEMTFNRTQFFDGKSIQRNKQRKFTNDELVSYIQNIYAVLLTRGMLGTYIYVCDSELRNYLAQYFELD; this is encoded by the coding sequence ATGACCAGCTTTAGAATCGATAAGCTCGCCTTCGACGCCGACGCGGTCAGCGTTTGGGCGGATACCGATCCACGCCATAAGAACTGGCCCGTCGTCTACACACTGGACGGCCAGTCCGAGATCTACATTGGAGAGTCGATCAACGGGTCCGGGCGCCTACGCCAGCACATTGACTCCGGGAAAAAGCAACAGCTGAGCCACGCTCGCGTTATCATCGACGACACATTTAATAAGTCCGCATGCCTAGATCTAGAAAGCTACCTGATTCGTCTTGCTGCAGGCGACGGAAAATACACCATCCTAAATCGAAACGACGGTATCACTAACGCCGACTATTACGGCCGGGCCGAATATCAGGAGAAGTTTGAACTCATTTTTGAGGCCCTCCTCTCGGAGGGCGTCTTCACCCGTACAGTACCCGAGATCGAGAATACCGACCTGTTTAAGCTTTCCCCCTTCAAGGCGCTTAATCAAGAACAGGCGATCACTGTTGAAGACATATTGAGCGGACTATTTCATGATCTCGCCAACGGCCAGAGTAGTCGGATCCTCATTCACGGCGAGCCCGGGACTGGGAAGACTGTAGTCGCTATCTACCTCATGAAGCTCTTGGCCGACATTCAGGGCACCGACGAAACCGAGCCGCCTGAAGGCGACTCCCTCCTCAGCGAGTTCTTCGCCCCTGGCTTCCCCGAGCTCCTTGAGAACTTCACCATTGGCCTCGTCATACCCCAGCAATCACTGCGAAAGTCTATTCAGGGAGTTTTCAAGAAAACCCCGGGCCTATCGCCACTCGATGTACTCACGCCATTCCAGGTCGGACAAAATGAAACTAAGTACGACCTTCTGATTGTTGATGAAACCCATCGACTCAGCCAACGCGCAAACATGCCGTCGGCAATGAAGAACATCGAATACCGCAAAATCAATGAGAAGTTGTTCGGAGAAGATGATCCGAAGTACACCCAATTGGACTGGATAAACAGCCAGAGTAACCACCAGATTTATCTGCTTGACTCGGCCCAGAGCGTCAGAACGATGGATGTTTCCAAGGCATCATTGGACGACCTTGTGAAATCGATCGACGTCGAGACCCGCTCGTACCGTCTGTCGTCCCAGATGCGTGTCAAGTCAGATCAGGACTATGTCGGTTACGTCAGGAGGGTGCTTTCGAACAAGCAACCTGCAGTTGAGCGCTTTGACGGCTATGATGTTCGACTCTTCGAGAATTTCGGCGATCTTGTTGCTGCGATTCGGACCCGCGAAGAGGAGGTCGGCCTAGCCAGGCTCCTAGCAGGTTACGCATGGAAATGGAAATCAAAGAACGACAAGTCGGCCTACGATATCGAAATTGGTGGACTGAAGTTCCAGTGGAATCAATCTGACGTCGATTGGGTGAATAGTCCGAACTCGATTAACGAGGTCGGTTCGATTCATACTATCCAAGGCTACGATCTGAATTACGCTGGGGTCATCATCGGGCCGGATCTCACTTACTCACCCAATTCGGGAGAGATGACATTCAACCGGACTCAGTTCTTCGACGGCAAGAGCATCCAGAGAAATAAGCAGCGCAAGTTCACGAACGACGAACTCGTCAGTTACATACAGAACATTTATGCAGTGTTGCTTACTAGGGGGATGCTTGGCACTTACATTTACGTATGCGATTCAGAACTTCGGAACTACCTCGCCCAGTACTTCGAGTTGGATTAG
- a CDS encoding Ppx/GppA phosphatase family protein, which translates to MTAAVRVGAIDCGTNSIRLLVAEGVPGEPGLTDVVREMRIIRLGEGVDATGRLSEGAISRCRTALTDYVAAMAELGVQAVRMVATSATRDAANKDEFFGMTAEVLGAHFPGAVAEVISGQTEAELTFAGGVSDLSPGDGPFVVTDLGGGSTEIVVGELVRGEVRLLGARSLDIGCVRITERVLHSDPPTADEIAEARGVVSAALDEAGDVPVGRAARWVGVAGTFTTLSALAQDLGEYEPERIHGSVISLDRMREVCDRLVASSVSERRSLGPMHPGRADVIGGGGLVVQALCDVMAERAGLSDLTVSEKDILDGIAMSVLTRVAT; encoded by the coding sequence GTGACCGCTGCTGTGCGCGTCGGGGCGATCGACTGCGGCACCAACTCCATCCGCCTGCTCGTCGCCGAGGGCGTGCCCGGTGAGCCTGGGTTGACCGACGTGGTGCGCGAGATGCGGATCATCCGCCTCGGCGAGGGCGTGGACGCGACCGGGCGGTTGTCCGAGGGCGCGATCTCGCGCTGCCGCACCGCGCTCACCGATTACGTGGCCGCGATGGCCGAGCTCGGCGTGCAGGCGGTGCGGATGGTGGCCACCTCCGCGACCCGCGATGCGGCCAACAAGGACGAGTTCTTCGGCATGACCGCCGAGGTGCTGGGCGCCCACTTCCCGGGCGCTGTCGCCGAGGTGATCTCGGGTCAGACCGAGGCCGAGCTGACCTTCGCCGGAGGCGTCTCCGACCTGTCGCCGGGCGATGGTCCGTTCGTGGTGACCGACCTCGGCGGCGGGTCCACGGAGATCGTGGTGGGCGAGCTCGTCCGCGGTGAGGTGCGCCTGCTGGGCGCCCGGAGCCTGGACATCGGCTGCGTGCGCATCACTGAGCGGGTTCTGCACTCGGACCCGCCCACCGCTGACGAGATCGCCGAGGCCCGCGGGGTGGTGTCGGCAGCGCTGGATGAGGCCGGCGACGTGCCGGTGGGCCGCGCCGCCCGCTGGGTGGGCGTGGCGGGCACCTTCACCACGCTGAGCGCGCTGGCGCAGGACCTGGGGGAGTACGAACCCGAACGGATCCACGGCAGCGTCATCTCGCTGGACCGGATGCGTGAGGTGTGCGACCGGCTCGTGGCCTCATCGGTGAGCGAACGCCGCAGCCTGGGGCCGATGCACCCGGGCCGCGCGGATGTGATCGGCGGGGGCGGTCTCGTGGTGCAGGCGCTGTGTGATGTGATGGCAGAGCGTGCGGGGTTGTCCGACCTCACGGTGAGTGAGAAGGACATCCTGGACGGCATCGCGATGTCGGTGCTGACCCGCGTGGCCACCTAG
- a CDS encoding DUF501 domain-containing protein encodes MSADQSVSSEDLDAIAAQLGRPPRGVLEVSYRSPDGRPGVVKTAPRLEDGTPFPTLYYLTDPRLTAEASRQESAGIMRGMTTRLANEPELAANYLQAHERYLEKRNAIEDLGTDFSGGGMPERVKCLHVLMAYALAEGPGVVWLGDESVALACEAGLRGTALPSDWPTPEELGVPDYLAMDEQ; translated from the coding sequence GTGAGCGCCGACCAGAGCGTGTCCAGCGAAGACCTCGACGCGATCGCCGCCCAGCTGGGCCGGCCGCCGCGCGGGGTGCTGGAGGTGTCCTACCGCAGCCCCGACGGGCGGCCCGGGGTGGTCAAGACCGCGCCGCGGCTCGAGGACGGCACCCCGTTCCCCACGCTGTACTACCTCACCGATCCGCGGCTCACCGCCGAGGCGAGCCGTCAGGAATCCGCGGGGATCATGAGGGGGATGACGACGAGGTTGGCCAACGAGCCCGAGCTGGCCGCCAACTATCTGCAGGCGCATGAGCGGTACCTGGAGAAGCGGAACGCGATCGAGGACCTGGGCACGGACTTCAGCGGTGGCGGCATGCCCGAGCGCGTCAAGTGCCTGCACGTACTGATGGCGTATGCGCTGGCCGAGGGGCCGGGCGTGGTGTGGCTGGGCGACGAGTCGGTGGCGCTGGCCTGCGAAGCCGGGCTACGCGGGACCGCGCTGCCTTCCGACTGGCCCACTCCCGAGGAGCTGGGCGTGCCCGACTACCTCGCCATGGACGAGCAGTGA